The following are encoded in a window of Pseudalgibacter alginicilyticus genomic DNA:
- the aspS gene encoding aspartate--tRNA ligase produces the protein MYRSHNCGELRVANINTEVTLAGWVQKSRDKGFIVWVDLRDRYGITQLVFDEERTSKNLIKQAQDLGREFVIQVKGIVIERTSKNPNIPTGDIEILVSELTILNESILPPFTIEDKTDGGEDIRMKYRYLDIRRNPVKNSLIFRHKVTQEVRNYLSQEGFIEVETPYLIKSTPEGARDFVVPSRMNEGQFYALPQSPQTFKQLLMVGGMDKYFQIVKCFRDEDLRADRQPEFTQIDCEMAFIEQEDILNAFEGLTRHLLKEVNGVDIEKFPRMLYDDAIRLYGNDKPDIRFGMEFGELNTVAQHKDFGVFNNAELVVGIAVPGGNSYTRKEIDKLIDWVKRPQVGALGMVYCRVNDDGTYKSSVDKFYDEADLAKWAEITGAKAGDLICVLSGDKNKVRTQLSALRMELAERLGLRNPNEFAPLWVMDFPLLEWDEDTERYHAMHHPFTSPKPGQLELLKTNPGDVKANAYDLVLNGNEIGGGSIRIHDKETQSLMFDYLGFTPEEAKAQFGFLMDAFQYGAPPHGGLAFGLDRLVAILGGQETIRDFIAFPKNNAGRDVMIDAPAPIDDEQLTELSLKLNLKS, from the coding sequence ATGTACAGAAGTCATAATTGCGGCGAATTAAGAGTCGCAAACATTAATACAGAAGTAACCTTAGCAGGTTGGGTTCAAAAATCAAGAGATAAAGGATTTATTGTTTGGGTAGATTTACGCGACCGCTACGGCATTACCCAGTTGGTGTTTGATGAGGAACGCACTTCCAAAAATTTAATTAAACAAGCTCAAGACTTGGGGCGTGAATTTGTGATACAAGTTAAAGGCATAGTCATAGAACGCACCTCAAAAAATCCTAATATCCCAACAGGAGATATTGAAATATTGGTGTCTGAATTAACCATTTTAAACGAATCGATTCTACCTCCTTTTACCATTGAAGACAAAACAGATGGTGGTGAAGACATTAGAATGAAATACCGTTATTTAGATATTAGACGAAACCCTGTAAAGAACAGCCTAATTTTCAGGCATAAAGTTACTCAAGAAGTTAGAAACTACTTATCACAAGAAGGTTTTATTGAAGTAGAAACACCATATTTGATAAAGTCTACTCCTGAAGGGGCTCGTGATTTTGTGGTGCCTTCTCGTATGAACGAAGGTCAATTTTATGCCCTTCCACAATCGCCTCAAACTTTCAAGCAATTGTTAATGGTTGGCGGCATGGATAAATATTTCCAAATAGTAAAATGTTTTAGAGATGAAGATTTACGTGCCGATAGACAGCCAGAATTCACACAAATAGATTGTGAAATGGCATTTATTGAACAAGAAGATATTTTAAATGCATTTGAAGGATTGACCCGTCATCTACTCAAAGAAGTAAATGGTGTTGATATTGAAAAATTCCCACGAATGCTTTATGATGATGCCATTCGTTTATACGGAAATGACAAACCTGACATTCGGTTTGGTATGGAGTTTGGCGAGTTAAACACTGTTGCTCAACATAAAGATTTTGGTGTTTTCAACAATGCCGAACTAGTTGTTGGAATTGCAGTTCCTGGAGGTAATAGCTATACAAGAAAAGAAATTGATAAACTTATTGACTGGGTAAAACGCCCACAAGTTGGTGCTTTAGGTATGGTTTACTGCCGTGTTAATGACGATGGTACTTACAAATCATCCGTAGATAAATTTTATGATGAGGCAGATTTAGCTAAATGGGCAGAAATTACTGGTGCTAAAGCAGGCGATTTAATCTGTGTGCTTTCTGGTGACAAAAATAAAGTACGGACCCAATTAAGTGCTTTACGAATGGAATTAGCAGAACGCTTAGGGTTAAGAAATCCTAATGAATTCGCACCACTCTGGGTTATGGATTTCCCTTTATTAGAATGGGATGAAGATACCGAACGTTATCACGCTATGCACCATCCGTTTACGTCTCCAAAACCAGGTCAATTAGAATTATTAAAAACAAATCCTGGAGATGTAAAAGCCAATGCTTATGATTTAGTATTAAACGGAAACGAAATTGGTGGTGGTTCCATCAGAATTCACGATAAAGAAACACAATCCTTAATGTTTGATTATTTAGGATTTACACCTGAAGAAGCTAAAGCACAATTCGGATTTTTAATGGATGCTTTTCAATATGGAGCACCACCTCACGGAGGTTTGGCTTTTGGACTTGATAGGTTGGTAGCCATATTAGGTGGACAAGAAACCATAAGAGATTTTATAGCATTTCCTAAAAACAACGCAGGTAGAGATGTCATGATTGATGCCCCTGCCCCTATTGATGATGAACAATTAACAGAATTAAGTTTAAAACTTAATTTAAAATCATAA